From one Oncorhynchus keta strain PuntledgeMale-10-30-2019 chromosome 30, Oket_V2, whole genome shotgun sequence genomic stretch:
- the ids gene encoding iduronate 2-sulfatase isoform X2, which produces MADDLRPTLGCYGDPIVKSPNIDQLASKSNVFLNAYAQQAVCAPSRTSLLTSRRPDTTRLYDFNSYWRVHAGNYTTLPQYFKSKGYTTMSVGKVFHPGIASNHSDDYPYSWSVPPYHPPSFKYENMKVCKGSDGKLHANLLCSVNVSETPLGTLPDMESTEEAIRLLKSTRDSGKNFFLAVGFHKPHIPFRIPQDFLTLYPLDKMSLPPDPDVPKGLPSVAYNPWTDIRKREDVQALNISFPYGPIPKDFQLQIQQHYYASVSYMDSQVGRLLNTLDYLGLAEDTVVVFTSDHGWSLGEHGEWAKYSNFDVATRIPLMFYVAGVTAVPPWPETFPYINVFGPTLHRFTRGGTVSNVNELLDIFPTVSVLAGLKPPLTCPDNSLDVELCTEGHDLAYTFNNDDNHKKSEAIAFSQYPRPADTPQENSDLPDLKDIRIMGYSLRSWDYRFTVWAGFDPASFQANLSDVHGGELYLLEEDPGQDHNLYNTSEHSLLLCKLGQGQQPWAQTLKQHLLYLTAGNKSKGMA; this is translated from the exons ATGGCTGACGATTTGAGACCAACATTAGGATGCTACGGGGATCCTATTGTAAAGTCACCAAACATTGATCAACTTGCCTCTAAAAGTAACGTCTTTCTCAACGCATATGCCCAG CAAGCAGTGTGTGCACCAAGTCGGACCTCCTTACTAACAAGTCGTAGACCTGACACAACCCGGTTATATGACTTTAACTCCTACTGGAGAGTGCATGCGGGGAACTACACCACTCTCCCTCAGTACTTCAAGTCAAAGGGCTACACCACCATGTCGGTTGGAAAAGTTTTTCACCCAG GCATAGCCTCTAATCACTCGGATGATTACCCGTACAGCTGGTCTGTACCTCCTTATCATCCTCCCTCTTTCAAGTATGAAAATATGAAG GTTTGCAAGGGCAGTGATGGCAAACTGCATGCCAACCTGTTGTGCTCAGTTAATGTGTCTGAAACCCCTCTTGGGACACTGCCAGACATGGAGAGCACAGAGGAGGCCATCAGGCTGCTCAAGTCCACAAGGGATTCTGGCAAGAATTTCTTTCTGGCTGTTGGATTCCACAAACCTCACATTCCCTTCAGAATCCCACAG GACTTCTTGACACTCTATCCCCTGGATAAGATGAGCCTGCCTCCAGACCCTGACGTTCCTAAAGGCCTCCCCAGCGTGGCCTACAATCCCTGGACTGACATCAGGAAAAGGGAAGATGTCCAAGCTCTAAACATCAGCTTCCCATATGGGCCGATCCCAAAAGATTTCCAG CTCCAGATTCAACAGCACTATTATGCATCTGTGTCATACATGGACTCCCAAGTGGGTCGGTTGTTGAATACTCTGGATTATCTTGGCCTGGCTGAAGACACTGTTGTGGTCTTTACATCTGACCATG GCTGGTCACTTGGGGAGCATGGAGAATGGGCCAAATACAGCAACTTTGACGTGGCCACACGCATTCCACTAATGTTCTACGTAGCAGGCGTGACTGCAGTCCCTCCTTGGCCAGAGACCTTCCCTTACATTAATGTGTTTGGCCCAACACTGCATCGCTTCACACGAG GAGGAACAGTGAGCAACGTGAACGAGCTGCTAGATATCTTCCCCACTGTGTCTGTCCTGGCTGGGCTGAAGCCCCCGCTCACCTGTCCCGACAACTCCCTTGATGTGGAGCTCTGCACCGAGGGACACGACCTGGCCTACACCTTCAACAACGACGACAACCACAAGAAGTCTGAGGCCATTGCCTTCAGCCAGTACCCCCGGCCCGCCGACACCCCCCAGGAAAACTCCGACCTGCCCGACCTGAAGGACATCCGGATAATGGGCTATTCTCTGCGCTCCTGGGACTATCGCTTCACTGTGTGGGCGGGCTTCGACCCAGCTAGCTTCCAGGCTAACCTGTCAGACGTGCATGGTGGGGAGCTGTACCTCCTGGAGGAAGACCCAGGTCAGGACCACAACCTGTACAACACCTCTGAGCACAGCCTGCTGCTCTGCAAGCTGGGCCAGGGCCAGCAGCCCTGGGCACAGACCCTTAAACAACACCTCCTATACCTCACTGCAGGGAATAAATCTAAAGGGATGGCATGA
- the ids gene encoding iduronate 2-sulfatase isoform X1 translates to MHYLYRPRTSFIDHARASLAYNCFSLARLCCLTMSLSVHKWFCVLILCMFSHDVVAKTVRRNVLFIMADDLRPTLGCYGDPIVKSPNIDQLASKSNVFLNAYAQQAVCAPSRTSLLTSRRPDTTRLYDFNSYWRVHAGNYTTLPQYFKSKGYTTMSVGKVFHPGIASNHSDDYPYSWSVPPYHPPSFKYENMKVCKGSDGKLHANLLCSVNVSETPLGTLPDMESTEEAIRLLKSTRDSGKNFFLAVGFHKPHIPFRIPQDFLTLYPLDKMSLPPDPDVPKGLPSVAYNPWTDIRKREDVQALNISFPYGPIPKDFQLQIQQHYYASVSYMDSQVGRLLNTLDYLGLAEDTVVVFTSDHGWSLGEHGEWAKYSNFDVATRIPLMFYVAGVTAVPPWPETFPYINVFGPTLHRFTRGGTVSNVNELLDIFPTVSVLAGLKPPLTCPDNSLDVELCTEGHDLAYTFNNDDNHKKSEAIAFSQYPRPADTPQENSDLPDLKDIRIMGYSLRSWDYRFTVWAGFDPASFQANLSDVHGGELYLLEEDPGQDHNLYNTSEHSLLLCKLGQGQQPWAQTLKQHLLYLTAGNKSKGMA, encoded by the exons atGCACTACCTTTATAGACCACGCACGAGCTTCATAGACCACGCACGAGCTTCATTAGCTTACAATTGTTTTAGCTTGGCGAGGCTCTGTTGCCTCacgatgtctctgtctgtccataaaTGGTTTTGCGTCCTGATTCTGTGTATGTTCTCTCATGACGTTGTTGCAAAAACAG TTAGGCGCAATGTTCTCTTCATCATGGCTGACGATTTGAGACCAACATTAGGATGCTACGGGGATCCTATTGTAAAGTCACCAAACATTGATCAACTTGCCTCTAAAAGTAACGTCTTTCTCAACGCATATGCCCAG CAAGCAGTGTGTGCACCAAGTCGGACCTCCTTACTAACAAGTCGTAGACCTGACACAACCCGGTTATATGACTTTAACTCCTACTGGAGAGTGCATGCGGGGAACTACACCACTCTCCCTCAGTACTTCAAGTCAAAGGGCTACACCACCATGTCGGTTGGAAAAGTTTTTCACCCAG GCATAGCCTCTAATCACTCGGATGATTACCCGTACAGCTGGTCTGTACCTCCTTATCATCCTCCCTCTTTCAAGTATGAAAATATGAAG GTTTGCAAGGGCAGTGATGGCAAACTGCATGCCAACCTGTTGTGCTCAGTTAATGTGTCTGAAACCCCTCTTGGGACACTGCCAGACATGGAGAGCACAGAGGAGGCCATCAGGCTGCTCAAGTCCACAAGGGATTCTGGCAAGAATTTCTTTCTGGCTGTTGGATTCCACAAACCTCACATTCCCTTCAGAATCCCACAG GACTTCTTGACACTCTATCCCCTGGATAAGATGAGCCTGCCTCCAGACCCTGACGTTCCTAAAGGCCTCCCCAGCGTGGCCTACAATCCCTGGACTGACATCAGGAAAAGGGAAGATGTCCAAGCTCTAAACATCAGCTTCCCATATGGGCCGATCCCAAAAGATTTCCAG CTCCAGATTCAACAGCACTATTATGCATCTGTGTCATACATGGACTCCCAAGTGGGTCGGTTGTTGAATACTCTGGATTATCTTGGCCTGGCTGAAGACACTGTTGTGGTCTTTACATCTGACCATG GCTGGTCACTTGGGGAGCATGGAGAATGGGCCAAATACAGCAACTTTGACGTGGCCACACGCATTCCACTAATGTTCTACGTAGCAGGCGTGACTGCAGTCCCTCCTTGGCCAGAGACCTTCCCTTACATTAATGTGTTTGGCCCAACACTGCATCGCTTCACACGAG GAGGAACAGTGAGCAACGTGAACGAGCTGCTAGATATCTTCCCCACTGTGTCTGTCCTGGCTGGGCTGAAGCCCCCGCTCACCTGTCCCGACAACTCCCTTGATGTGGAGCTCTGCACCGAGGGACACGACCTGGCCTACACCTTCAACAACGACGACAACCACAAGAAGTCTGAGGCCATTGCCTTCAGCCAGTACCCCCGGCCCGCCGACACCCCCCAGGAAAACTCCGACCTGCCCGACCTGAAGGACATCCGGATAATGGGCTATTCTCTGCGCTCCTGGGACTATCGCTTCACTGTGTGGGCGGGCTTCGACCCAGCTAGCTTCCAGGCTAACCTGTCAGACGTGCATGGTGGGGAGCTGTACCTCCTGGAGGAAGACCCAGGTCAGGACCACAACCTGTACAACACCTCTGAGCACAGCCTGCTGCTCTGCAAGCTGGGCCAGGGCCAGCAGCCCTGGGCACAGACCCTTAAACAACACCTCCTATACCTCACTGCAGGGAATAAATCTAAAGGGATGGCATGA